The Flavobacterium piscisymbiosum genome includes a region encoding these proteins:
- a CDS encoding SanA/YdcF family protein → MKKYLKIALYLAIIGLVAIVSVNYYVKSSTKKHIYYSLKKFPKNDVGIVFGAGINGDQPSKYLKDRLDAGIALYKANRINKILLSGDNGRDEYDELTVMKNYCFNHGVDTTKIFIDYAGFDTYSTMYRAKHIFNIKKATLISQEYHLNRAIYIGQKLGIKAVGYSANNGEYLGYKYVTFREYGSIFKSFFDVLRNREPRFLGNQIDINGASNYSKEDKR, encoded by the coding sequence TTGAAAAAATATTTAAAAATCGCTCTTTATCTAGCTATAATCGGATTGGTTGCTATTGTTTCGGTAAACTATTACGTGAAGTCTTCGACCAAAAAACATATTTATTATTCACTTAAGAAATTCCCTAAAAACGATGTGGGAATTGTTTTTGGTGCCGGAATCAACGGAGATCAACCGAGTAAATATTTAAAAGACCGTCTAGATGCCGGAATCGCATTATATAAAGCCAACCGAATCAATAAAATTTTACTTTCGGGAGATAATGGCCGCGACGAATATGATGAATTAACGGTAATGAAAAATTACTGTTTTAATCATGGTGTGGATACTACCAAAATATTTATTGATTATGCAGGATTTGATACCTATTCTACAATGTATCGCGCCAAACATATTTTTAACATCAAAAAAGCAACTTTAATTTCTCAGGAATATCATTTAAACCGTGCAATTTACATCGGACAAAAACTTGGGATAAAAGCTGTTGGATATTCTGCCAACAATGGAGAATATCTGGGATATAAATATGTTACTTTTAGAGAATATGGTTCTATCTTTAAATCCTTTTTTGATGTTTTGAGAAATCGTGAACCTCGCTTTTTAGGAAATCAAATTGATATAAACGGAGCTTCGAATTATTCTAAAGAAGACAAACGATAA